From Bacteroides sp., the proteins below share one genomic window:
- a CDS encoding amidohydrolase → MATTKSDSAGNNSNTKVHADFLIINGLIVTMDAKYRILDGGALAVKDGEIVALGTTAELQNTYEATQVIDATGKLVMPGLINTHTHSPMTIFRGYADDLHLKEWLYDHIFPIEAEFVNPENVRTGTRLAIAEMLLSGTTTFNDMYYYVDEMATVVDQVGIRAVLTESLIDFSVPNSPSPEHALAVTEKLINKWNVHPLITIGISAHAPYTTSPEVIKKGKDLSDKYQLPFNIHISETRGEFDMIQKEYGMTPVRFLDEAGVLGPNVVAAHCVHVTPEDIEIFAKRGVGVAHNPQCNMKLASGVAPVPEFLKAGVKVGIGTDGVASNNDLDLFDEVRSAAFIHKLNSNDPTVLDAQTAIGLATMGGARVLGMEHLIGSLETGKRADIIILDMDQPHAHPVYNIYSLIVYSIRGSDVETVLVDGKLMVHNRKLVTLDLDRLYDKVEQLAKQITEKSTTMALLNNRLRKL, encoded by the coding sequence ATGGCAACAACCAAAAGTGATTCAGCAGGCAACAATTCAAACACGAAGGTCCACGCCGATTTTCTTATCATCAACGGCCTCATCGTCACCATGGATGCGAAATACCGCATCCTGGACGGTGGTGCGCTGGCGGTGAAGGACGGAGAGATTGTAGCCCTGGGAACTACTGCTGAACTTCAAAATACATACGAAGCTACTCAGGTCATCGATGCCACTGGAAAGCTTGTGATGCCTGGCCTGATCAATACCCACACCCATTCGCCCATGACCATCTTCAGGGGTTATGCAGATGACCTCCACCTGAAGGAATGGCTCTATGATCACATCTTTCCCATCGAGGCAGAGTTTGTAAATCCCGAAAATGTGCGTACAGGTACCCGACTGGCCATTGCCGAAATGCTCCTGAGCGGAACGACTACTTTCAACGACATGTATTATTACGTGGATGAGATGGCCACCGTTGTTGACCAAGTGGGTATCAGGGCGGTACTTACCGAAAGCCTGATCGATTTTTCAGTACCCAACAGCCCTTCGCCCGAACATGCCCTTGCAGTCACTGAAAAGCTTATCAATAAATGGAATGTCCATCCCCTGATCACCATAGGCATTTCTGCGCATGCCCCTTATACTACTTCGCCGGAAGTCATTAAGAAAGGTAAGGATCTGTCCGATAAATACCAGCTTCCCTTTAACATTCACATTTCCGAAACCCGTGGTGAGTTCGACATGATCCAAAAGGAATATGGGATGACTCCGGTACGTTTTCTAGATGAGGCCGGGGTGCTTGGCCCTAATGTTGTGGCTGCCCATTGTGTGCACGTTACACCTGAGGACATTGAGATTTTCGCCAAAAGAGGGGTAGGGGTAGCCCATAACCCCCAGTGCAATATGAAGCTCGCAAGCGGTGTGGCCCCTGTGCCGGAATTTCTGAAAGCCGGGGTGAAGGTTGGCATTGGTACCGACGGGGTGGCCAGCAACAACGACCTAGACCTTTTTGACGAGGTTCGTTCGGCTGCATTCATCCATAAGCTCAACAGCAACGACCCTACCGTACTTGATGCCCAAACCGCAATCGGGCTGGCTACAATGGGGGGTGCAAGGGTTCTGGGGATGGAACATCTCATTGGTTCACTCGAAACTGGTAAGCGGGCCGATATCATTATCCTCGATATGGACCAGCCACATGCCCACCCGGTTTATAATATTTATTCACTGATTGTTTATTCCATCAGGGGATCGGATGTGGAGACCGTTCTGGTTGATGGCAAACTCATGGTACACAACCGTAAGCTTGTCACCCTTGATCTTGATCGCTTGTACGATAAGGTGGAACAACTGGCCAAACAAATTACTGAGAAAAGCACTACCATGGCTTTGCTCAACAACCGCTTGAGGAAACTTTAA